A genomic region of Xanthomonas campestris pv. phormiicola contains the following coding sequences:
- a CDS encoding endo-1,4-beta-xylanase translates to MKTAPLVSLALLLSLATATPAAPLAAGKQKFLGNAYGPQQAQDFLRDWNKLTPENAGKWGSVEAVRDRMDWSALDQAYRVAKDNRLPFQMHVLVWGHQQPEWIKTLPPAEQRAEIEQWFAAVAQRYPDIDLLEVVNEPLNDPPGKDDSGGGNYLQALGGDGASGWEWVLQSFRLARQHFPHATLMINDYNITNNADHTRRYLQIVQLLQRERLIDAIGVQEHAFETGPDVPMAVHRANLDTLAATGLPLYVTEFDLDGPSDAQQLADYQRVFPLFWEHPAVRGVTLWGVRRGLWRDKEGAYLIRDDGSERPALRWLRAYVASKP, encoded by the coding sequence ATGAAGACCGCACCGCTGGTCTCGCTCGCGCTGCTGCTGTCGCTGGCCACTGCCACGCCTGCCGCGCCGCTGGCCGCCGGCAAGCAGAAGTTCCTCGGCAACGCCTACGGCCCACAGCAGGCCCAGGATTTCCTGCGCGACTGGAACAAGCTCACGCCTGAGAACGCCGGCAAGTGGGGCAGCGTGGAGGCGGTGCGCGACCGCATGGACTGGAGCGCGCTGGACCAGGCCTATCGCGTGGCCAAGGACAACCGCCTGCCGTTCCAGATGCACGTGCTGGTGTGGGGCCACCAGCAGCCGGAATGGATCAAGACGCTGCCGCCGGCCGAGCAACGCGCCGAGATCGAACAATGGTTCGCCGCGGTGGCGCAGCGCTATCCGGACATCGATCTGCTGGAAGTGGTCAACGAACCGCTCAACGATCCGCCCGGCAAGGACGACAGCGGCGGCGGCAACTACCTGCAGGCGCTGGGCGGCGACGGCGCCAGCGGCTGGGAGTGGGTGCTGCAATCGTTTCGCCTGGCGCGCCAGCACTTCCCGCATGCCACGCTGATGATCAACGACTACAACATCACCAACAATGCCGACCACACGCGCCGCTACCTGCAGATCGTCCAGCTGCTGCAGCGCGAGCGGTTGATCGATGCGATCGGCGTGCAGGAACATGCGTTCGAAACCGGGCCCGACGTGCCGATGGCCGTGCACCGCGCCAACCTCGACACGCTGGCCGCGACCGGCCTGCCGCTCTACGTCACCGAATTCGACCTGGACGGGCCCAGCGATGCGCAGCAACTGGCCGACTACCAGCGCGTGTTCCCGTTGTTCTGGGAACACCCCGCGGTACGCGGGGTGACCCTGTGGGGCGTGCGCCGCGGCCTGTGGCGCGACAAGGAAGGCGCCTATCTGATCCGCGACGACGGCAGCGAGCGCCCGGCGCTGCGCTGGCTGCGCGCCTACGTCGCGAGCAAGCCCTAG
- the uxaC gene encoding glucuronate isomerase, with the protein MSSPALSLHPDRLLPPEPGMRAIARRLYAQVAALPIVSPHGHTDPAWFATDAPFANATELLLVPDHYLFRMLYSQGVDLDALGIPRADGSRAAVDPRAAWRVFAERFQLLRGTPSALWLNHVFHDVFGLRVRLDAASADLYYDRIGEALQTPAFRPRALFERFGIEVIATTESPLDPLRHHATIRASGWNGRVLTAYRPDAVIDPEHEQFPDALRRFGELTGEDVDAWDGYLRAHRRRRAFFAQMGATSTDHGHPSAATADLPAAAAARLFARVRGGGASAEDAELFRAQMLTEMAAMSVDDGLVMQLHPGCFRNHNRALFARYGRDKGADLPQRTDYVHALKPLLDRFGNTPGFTLILFTLDESTYARELAPLAGHYPALLLGPAWWFHDAPEGMWRFREQTLASAGFYNTVGFNDDTRAFLSIPARHDVARRVDCAFLAKLVAEHRLYEDEAAEVALDLAYRLPKRAYKL; encoded by the coding sequence CTGTCTTCCCCCGCCCTGTCCCTGCATCCCGACCGCCTGCTGCCACCGGAGCCGGGCATGCGCGCGATCGCGCGCCGCCTGTACGCGCAGGTCGCCGCGCTGCCCATCGTCAGCCCACACGGGCATACCGACCCGGCCTGGTTCGCCACGGACGCGCCGTTCGCCAACGCCACCGAATTGCTGCTGGTGCCCGACCACTACCTGTTCCGCATGCTCTACAGCCAGGGCGTGGACCTGGACGCGCTGGGCATCCCGCGCGCCGACGGCAGCCGCGCCGCGGTGGACCCGCGCGCGGCCTGGCGCGTGTTCGCCGAGCGCTTCCAGCTGCTGCGCGGCACGCCGTCGGCGTTATGGCTGAACCACGTCTTCCACGACGTGTTCGGCCTGCGCGTGCGGCTGGACGCGGCCAGCGCCGATCTGTACTACGACCGTATCGGCGAGGCGCTGCAGACGCCGGCGTTCCGGCCGCGCGCGCTGTTCGAGCGCTTCGGCATCGAAGTGATCGCCACCACCGAGTCGCCGCTGGACCCGCTGCGGCACCACGCCACGATCCGCGCCAGCGGCTGGAACGGGCGGGTGCTCACCGCCTACCGCCCCGACGCGGTGATCGACCCGGAACACGAGCAGTTCCCCGATGCGTTGCGCCGTTTCGGCGAGCTGACCGGCGAGGACGTGGATGCATGGGACGGCTACCTGCGCGCGCATCGCCGGCGGCGTGCGTTCTTCGCGCAGATGGGCGCCACCTCCACCGACCATGGCCACCCCAGCGCGGCCACCGCCGACCTGCCTGCGGCCGCCGCGGCGCGGCTGTTCGCGCGCGTGCGCGGCGGCGGCGCCAGCGCCGAGGACGCCGAACTGTTCCGCGCGCAGATGCTGACCGAGATGGCGGCGATGAGCGTGGACGACGGCCTGGTGATGCAGCTGCACCCGGGCTGTTTCCGCAACCACAACCGCGCCCTGTTCGCGCGCTACGGCCGCGACAAGGGCGCCGACCTGCCGCAGCGCACCGACTACGTGCACGCGCTCAAGCCGCTGCTGGACCGCTTCGGCAACACGCCGGGCTTCACCCTGATCCTGTTCACCCTGGACGAGAGCACCTACGCGCGCGAACTGGCGCCGCTGGCCGGCCACTACCCGGCGCTGCTGCTCGGCCCGGCGTGGTGGTTCCATGACGCGCCGGAAGGCATGTGGCGTTTCCGCGAGCAGACCCTGGCCAGCGCCGGCTTCTACAACACGGTCGGCTTCAACGACGACACCCGCGCGTTCCTGTCGATCCCGGCGCGGCACGACGTCGCGCGCCGCGTCGATTGCGCGTTCCTGGCCAAGCTCGTCGCCGAGCATCGC